From Coffea arabica cultivar ET-39 chromosome 9c, Coffea Arabica ET-39 HiFi, whole genome shotgun sequence, one genomic window encodes:
- the LOC113708848 gene encoding membralin-like protein At1g60995, with amino-acid sequence MLTPKIRDFLEYLYLFIAVTLFCILVVMHANYVQQPGCSSELPKVNVSEAQLIQIKITSDGLWTWNESEYNEINGLEGRYADGKSEVESANGDEPTILSAKLGLDWLTSGAIRDKSPLKLWRTYGEFLESQAEGSTVGEGLEQSADDGVHKINKDASHSRFYMSPKESLKAAIVHLGRKWHGRVSFLWRIVKRILGGLWDISGINLNLDIPKWLKILHLDRLNAYAVHWLGKRSNVFEPTYLYTMEKGYFLLPEEARIRHNIRTINVSISAWHPCFGNRWQQLLINRLVGYDTILMNSLLNSPGQGYIYNYQTNEFYNLTYAHKQPESSARFGDYLVTKCGVLMMSLFVFFTTTMSVSFTLRETQTRMLKFTVQLQHHARHRLPTFQLIFVHVIESLVFVPIMIGILFFLFEFYDDQLLAFMVLILVWLCELFTLISVRTPISMKFFPRFFLLYFLVFHIYFFSYTYGFSYLALSTTAAFMQHLILYFWNRFEVPALQRFVQNQRSHFQQHPDFHITSSTILASTLHITRLNTRNSGAINSELASGPGLRAGVGPAVPVNGPAEFSEFQERPDNGNPDRLGNPLQLDGQQDLRQSEAGGNPGSMNSFSSLLLWILGGASSEGLNSFLSIFRDLRDQGQVFTGSPQQENHVAQNPE; translated from the exons CCTGGTTGCTCAAGCGAACTTCCAAAAGTGAACGTGTCAGAAGCTCAGCTTATTCAGATCAAG ATCACTAGTGATGGCTTATGGACGTGGAATGAGTCTGAATACAATGAAATCAATGGTCTTGAGGGCCGATATGCTGATGGAAAATCAGAAGTTGAAAGTGCGAATGGAGACGAGCCTACTATTTTATCTGCAAAGTTAGGGTTGGACTGGCTTACTTCTGGTGCTATTAGGGATAAATCTCCATTGAAGTTATGGAGGActtatggtgaatttttggaatcTCAAGCAGAAGGCTCTACAGTGGGTGAAGGTTTGGAACAATCTGCAGATGATGGTGTCCACAAAATCAACAAAGATGCATCACATAGTAGGTTTTACATGTCACCAAAAGAATCACTTAAAGCAGCAATTGTTCACCTGGGCAGAAAATGGCATGGGCGGGTATCTTTCCTCTGGAGAATTGTAAAACGAATTCTTGGAGGTTTATGG GATATATCTGGAATAAACTTGAATCTTGATATCCCGAAGTGGCTAAAAATCCTGCATTTAGACAGGCTGAATGCGTATGCAG tgcatTGGCTTGGAAAAAGAAGCAATGTATTCGAACCAACTTATTTATACACGATGGAGAAG GGGTACTTTTTGCTGCCTGAAGAAGCCAGAATAAGGCACAACATACGCACCATAAATGTTAGCATCTCAGCATGGCATCCCTGCTTTGGAAACAG GTGGCAGCAACTTTTGATTAACAGACTGGTAGGGTATGATACTATTCTAATGAATAGTCTATTGAACTCTCCTGGTCAAG GATATATTTACAATTACCAAACAAATGAGTTCTATAATCTTACTTATGCTCACAAGCAACCAGAAAGTTCTGCAAGATTTGGAG ATTATCTTGTTACCAAATGTGGTGTGCTGATGATGtcactttttgttttcttcacaACTACAATGTCAGTTTCCTTTACATTGAGAGAGACACAAACCCGCATGCTGAAGTTCACAG TGCAACTCCAGCATCATGCTCGACATAGGCTTCCAACATTCCAATTGATATTCGTCCACGTGATTGAATCCCTTGTTTTTGTACCA ATAATGATTGGCATCCTATTCTTCCTGTTTGAATTTTACGATGATCAACTATTGGCTTTTATGGTTTTGATTCTTGTTTGGCTCTGTGAACTTTTCACCTTGATCAG tGTCCGCACGCCAATATCAATGAAATTCTTTCCTCGCTTCTTTCTCCTCTATTTTCTGGTGTTTCACATATACTTCTTCTCATATACCTATG GTTTTTCATATCTAGCGCTTTCAACAACAGCAGCTTTTATGCAACACCTTATCCTGTACTTCTGGAATCGTTTTGAG GTTCCAGCCCTGCAAAGGTTTGTACAAAACCAGAGGTCACATTTTCAGCAGCATCCAGACTTTCACATTACGTCCTCCACAATTCTTGCTTCAACACTTCATATCACAAGATTAAACACAAGGAACTCAGGAGCAATTAATTCGGAGTTGGCTTCTGGGCCCGGGCTTCGGGCTGGTGTGGGCCCAGCAGTGCCTGTAAATGGTCCAGCTGAATTTTCTGAATTTCAAGAACGCCCAGATAATGGAAACCCAGACAGGTTGGGCAATCCTCTCCAGCTAGATGGGCAGCAGGATCTTCGCCAATCAGAAGCCGGTGGTAACCCTGGGTCAATGAATTCCTTCAGTTCTTTGTTGTTATGGATTCTAGGAGGGGCTTCTTCTGAAGGCCTTAATTCTTTCCTGTCTATATTTCGAGATTTAAGAGATCAGGGCCAAGTTTTCACTGGATCTCCCCAGCAGGAAAACCATGTAGCACAGAATCCGGAATAA